The DNA segment TTTTTCATATTCTTTCTTTTTTTCTTCTTTGTTATCGAGATTAAAAAGTAACATATTTCTCCTATTTAATTCCACTATAATTTGGTGCTTCTTTTGTTACTATAACATCATGTGGATGTGATTCTTTTAATCCTGCATTAGTAATTCTAACAAATTTCCCATTAATTTTTAATTCTTCTATAGTAGGTGTTCCACAATATCCCATACCTGAACGTAATCCTCCACATAATTGGAATAAAACATCTTTTAATTTACCTTTTAAAGGAACCATAGATTCTATTCCCTCAGGTACTAATTTATCAGTAGCAGATTCAAGTTGGAAATATCTATCCTTACTTCCTCTTTTCATAGCTATTAATGAACCCATACCTACATAACTCTTATATGCTCTACCATTATATAGTATTTCTTCTCCTGGTGATTCATGTGTTCCAGCAAGTAATCCACCTAACATTACACAATCAGCTCCTGCTGCTATAGCCTTAACTATATCTCCAGAAAGTTTTATTCCACCATCTGCAATTACTCCTATTCCTTTTTCATTACAATATTCTGCAACTTCCATTACAGCAGATAATTGTGGCATACCAACACCTGATACAACACGAGTTGTACAAATAGAACCTGGACCTACTCCAACTTTTACAGCATCTACTCCAGCTTCTACTAAATCTATTGCTGCTTGTTTTGTAACTATATTTCCACCTATTAAATTTAAATTTGGAAATTCTCTTCTAATTTCTTTTATTTTTTCAATTACACCTCTTGAATGCCCATGAGCAGAATCAACAGTAATTACATCTACTCCTGCATCTACTAAAGCCTTAACTCTTCTTAGAGTATCTGCTCCTATTCCTACTGCTGCACCAACTCTTAATCTTCCTTTTTCATCTTTACAAGCATTAGGATAATTTGCAACATTATCTATATCTTTAATAGTAATTAATCCTTTTAATTTACCATTTTCAACTATAGGTAATTTTTCTATTCTATGTTCTAATAAGATTTGTTTAGCCTCTTCAAAAGTTGTTCCAACTTTAGCTGTAATTAAATTTTCTTTTGTCATAACATCTACAACTTTAGCACTTAAGTCTTCTCTATATTTTAAATCTCTATTTGTTATTATTCCTAATAATTCATTTTCACTATTTATAACTGGCAATCCAGATATCTTATATTTTTTCATTATATCATAAGCTTCTTGTAAATCAGAACCAATATTTAAAGTAATAGGATTTGTTATCATACCACTTTCAAATATTTTAACTTTACCTACTTCATCAGCTTGTCTTTCTATAGTCATATTTTTATGAATAAATCCTATTCCACCTTCTCTTGCTATAGCTATTGCAAGTTCTGCCTCAGTAACTGTATCCATTGCCGCACTAATAATTGGTACATTCAATGATAATCTTTTAGTTAATTTAGTTTTCAATTCTACCTCACTTGGTATTACATTTGAACTTTGAGGTACTAATAACACATCGTCAAAAGTTAATCCCTCTAATAAAATTTTATTCATTTTTACTCTCCCAACCAATTTATATATTTTTTAGTTTTTTCAAAAGATTTACCTAACATAAAGTCATTCTGATTTTTTAAATTTCCACAAATAGCAGGATGATTATGTTTAATTATTTCTCCATTTAAAATATGTTTTTCCATAATAGCTGCATCATTTCCCCATAAAAGATATGTTATATTAATATTCTTTTTACTAATATATTCAACTAAATCATTAATTATACTCTCCCAGAATTTATGATGAGCCCCTGCTTTATCAACAATTGTAGTCAACGAAGAATTTAACAATAATACACCTTGTTTTTGCCAATTTTCAAATATCATATTAGGAACTAAAATATTAAATTCTTTTTTTAATATCTTATTTCTTATTTCTGATATATCAGCCATATTACCTGTATATGTTTTATATATTAACTTCAAAATATTTTTTAATGATGTATTTACTTTTTCATCCATCCAACTTTCACTATTTACTTCAAAGGCAAGTCCAGTTGCCACACCTTTTTGAAAATATGGATCTTTACCCATAATACATACCTTTATATCAGAAATATTTTGGTTAAATGCCTTAAATATTTTTTCAGAACTAGGGGTATATTCTATATTATCTGCTTCTAAATTATCTATAAATCCTTTAATTTTAACTACCCTATCTATATTAAAAAATTCTTTATAGCTTTCATGTATATTATATTTTTGCATAAAATCATTTACTATATTATCAAATGCACTTTCATTATTTATTATATCAAATACTTTCATTCTATTATTAAATGATAAAATATATATTTTTGAATTAAAGATTTTTATTTTCTTTATTTCATCTTGAAAAATCTTAACTTTATTAACTACATTTAACTCTAAATCTGTAACTATTAATTCTCCATTAATATTACCAAAATAGTAAAAGTTTTTATCATTTTCTATATACGTTATCTTATAATTTGACAACTTAAATGAATATTTAATTTGTGATTCTAATATATCCCATACTTCAATATATCCCTCATCCGTTGAAGATAAATAATTAAGACCAACAATTTTAGAATAAATATGGTTTGTAGTTGAAGTAATTTCAAATATTTTTTTCAAATGTTGTAAAGAAAATAGTAAAACATTAACAGTGCTTTCATACATTTTTCTATGTTTTATCAATATATTTTCATCACTTATATATACTTTAAATCTTCCCTCTCCTAATTCAGTTAACGGAAATACCTTAAGGTTTTCTAAATTCATGTCATTTATATACAAAATTCCATTTGAAATATATGCTAACTTTCCTGTTTTACTTACTATTATATTTTCAACATTATTTAGAGGCAAAGTTATTTCTTCTACAATTTTTTTTCTTTTTCCATCTACTTTATACACCTTATCATTAGAACATATTACATAAAAATCATTGCTTTGAAAAAGTTGATTTTCATATTTAATAAATCTAATACTTAAAGATTCTTTCATTTTACCTTTTATACTTTTTATTTTTTTCATATTATTTAAAAAGTTTAAAGAATCTCCAGTTGTAATCAATGTATGATTTAATGGATCTAGTGCAAAATCTGATATACTAAAATTAAAATTAAAACTATCTTTTAATATAAGTTCCATGATTATTACCTCTTCTATACTCTAACTACTGTAACTATAACT comes from the Streptobacillus ratti genome and includes:
- the guaB gene encoding IMP dehydrogenase; the protein is MNKILLEGLTFDDVLLVPQSSNVIPSEVELKTKLTKRLSLNVPIISAAMDTVTEAELAIAIAREGGIGFIHKNMTIERQADEVGKVKIFESGMITNPITLNIGSDLQEAYDIMKKYKISGLPVINSENELLGIITNRDLKYREDLSAKVVDVMTKENLITAKVGTTFEEAKQILLEHRIEKLPIVENGKLKGLITIKDIDNVANYPNACKDEKGRLRVGAAVGIGADTLRRVKALVDAGVDVITVDSAHGHSRGVIEKIKEIRREFPNLNLIGGNIVTKQAAIDLVEAGVDAVKVGVGPGSICTTRVVSGVGMPQLSAVMEVAEYCNEKGIGVIADGGIKLSGDIVKAIAAGADCVMLGGLLAGTHESPGEEILYNGRAYKSYVGMGSLIAMKRGSKDRYFQLESATDKLVPEGIESMVPLKGKLKDVLFQLCGGLRSGMGYCGTPTIEELKINGKFVRITNAGLKESHPHDVIVTKEAPNYSGIK